A single Brassica rapa cultivar Chiifu-401-42 chromosome A04, CAAS_Brap_v3.01, whole genome shotgun sequence DNA region contains:
- the LOC103862986 gene encoding MATH domain and coiled-coil domain-containing protein At3g58360-like has protein sequence MGEHSMKKITWTIKNFSSLQREKICSDPFVVGRCEWRLCAYPKGNNVDYLFLFLEVADHESLPCGWRRNVRFSLSIVNQNTIKRSRQNDEQKWFGEESPRWGRVSMFPLNEIHAKESGYLVNGELKIVAEIEVIAAIGKLDIAEETSTIIETMDVNGFQLFPSQLELVSRLLERHPEIASDIRTKNPNLRTGYMSLLLSLIETLRQSPHELSKTDLAEADAALGSMTNAGFKLDWLEKKLDDMAEKKEKEEAGEARVREIEEELKDLNQKCSNLEAQLEKQKLELSAAKAPISFDDVF, from the exons ATGGGGGAGCACTCAATGAAGAAGATCACTTGGACGATCAAGAACTTTTCATCTTTGCAACGTGAGAAAATTTGTTCTGATCCATTCGTGGTCGGTCGTTGCGAATG GCGTCTTTGTGCATATCCCAAGGGAAACAACGTTGACtacttgtttctatttcttgaAGTCGCCGATCATGAATCACTGCCTTGTGGATGGAGAAGAAACGTTCGATTTTCCCTAAGTATAGTAAACCAAAACACCATAAAACGTTCCAGACAAAATG ATGAGCAAAAGTGGTTTGGTGAGGAGTCTCCTCGTTGGGGTCGTGTATCCATGTTTCCCCTTAATGAGATCCATGCCAAAGAGAGTGGATATTTGGTAAACGGAGAACTCAAGATTGTTGCTGAGATTGAGGTCATTGCAGCTATTGGCAAGTTAGATATAGCAGAGGAAACTTCAACAATAATAGAAACCATGGATGTTAATGGCTTTCAACTTTTTCCTTCACAG TTGGAACTTGTGAGCCGTTTGTTAGAAAGGCACCCAGAGATTGCATCCGATATCCGTACTAAGAACCCAAATCTTAGGACGGGTTACATGAGCTTGCTACTTAGTCTGATTGAGACTCTGCGTCAGTCGCCTCACGAGCTCTCCAAGACTGATCTGGCCGAGGCAGATGCTGCTTTGGGATCCATGACCAATGCTGGATTTAAATTGGATTGGTTGGAGAAGAAGCTCGATGATATGGCcgagaagaaggagaaagagGAGGCTGGTGAGGCTCGAGTGCGGGAAATCGAggaagagttgaaggatttaaACCAGAAGTGCTCAAACCTGGAAGCTCAGCTGGAGAAGCAAAAACTAGAGTTGTCGGCTGCAAAAGCTCCTATCTCATTTGATGATGTTTTTTAA
- the LOC103862987 gene encoding MATH domain and coiled-coil domain-containing protein At3g58360 translates to MEKQSRKKITWTIKNFSSLQCQKLCSDPFVVARCKWRLCTYPKGKNVDYLFLFLEVADHDSLPCGWRRNARYSLTIVNQNSVKRYRQNDEQKWFDEKTPRRGRVSMFPLNEIHAKESGYLVNGELKIVAEIEVIEVLGKFDVTEETSTITETMDVNGFQLLPSQMELVSRLLKRHPDIASDFSTKNPNLRTGYMSLLLSLIETLRQSPHQLSYTDLVEADAALESMTNAGFKLDWLEKKVDEMAEKKEKEEGGEIRVREIEEELKDLKQKCSDLEVQLEKEKLELSAANAPISFDDVM, encoded by the exons ATGGAGAAGCAATCAAGAAAGAAGATCACTTGGACGATTAAGAACTTCTCATCTTTACAATGCCAGAAACTTTGTTCTGATCCATTCGTTGTCGCTCGTTGTAAATG GCGTCTTTGTACCTATCCCAAGGGAAAGAACGTTGATTACTTGTTTCTGTTTCTTGAAGTCGCCGATCATGATTCACTGCCTTGTGGATGGAGAAGAAACGCCCGATATTCCCTAACTATAGTCAATCAAAACTCCGTAAAACGTTACAGACAAAACG ATGAACAAAAGTGGTTTGATGAGAAAACTCCCCGTAGGGGTCGTGTATCGATGTTCCCCCTTAATGAAATCCATGCCAAAGAGAGTGGATATTTGGTAAACGGAGAACTCAAGATTGTTGCTGAGATTGAGGTTATTGAAGTTCTTGGAAAGTTTGATGTAACAGAGGAAACTTCAACAATAACAGAAACCATGGATGTTAATGGCTTTCAACTTCTTCCTTCACAG ATGGAACTTGTGAGCCGTTTGTTAAAAAGACACCCAGATATTGCATCTGATTTTAGTACAAAGAACCCAAATCTTAGGACGGGTTACATGAGCTTGCTACTTAGTCTTATTGAAACTCTGCGCCAGTCGCCTCACCAGCTCTCCTACACTGATCTGGTCGAGGCAGATGCTGCTTTGGAATCCATGACAAACGCTGGATTTAAATTGGATTGGTTGGAGAAGAAAGTTGATGAGATGGCtgagaagaaggagaaagagGAGGGTGGTGAGATTCGAGTGCGAGAAATCGAggaagagttgaaggatttgaaGCAGAAGTGCTCAGACTTGGAAGTTCAGCTGGAGAAGGAAAAACTAGAATTGTCGGCTGCAAATGCTCCTATCTCATTCGATGATGTTATGTAA
- the LOC103862988 gene encoding MATH domain and coiled-coil domain-containing protein At3g58280 — protein sequence MVNNTESSESSDDEQSYSSSSEEWSKSSDDADEIVEVNGFQVLDSQVNQVMAIFEKYPDMASDFSLKNQQLRNAYMGVLLNLIMTLCQSPDELTMDDLNKADSTVLDLTKAGFKLHWLRQKVDEAFLKKEKKREFRARIRLLEEKVKKRKLSLSDLESDLKKQKATALATETPFDFSDIV from the exons ATGGTGAACAATACAGAGAGTAGTGAGTCTAGCGATGACGAACAGAGTTACTCATCCTCATCTGAAGAATGGTCCAAGTCATCGGACGATGCTGATGAAATTGTGGAAGTCAATGGGTTTCAGGTTCTTGATTCACAG GTAAACCAAGTGATGGCAATCTTTGAGAAATATCCAGACATGGCATCAGATTTCAGTTTAAAGAACCAACAGCTTAGAAATGCTTACATGGGTGTTCTTCTCAACCTAATTATGACACTATGCCAATCGCCTGATGAGCTCACAATGGACGATCTAAACAAAGCAGACAGCACAGTTTTGGATCTAACAAAAGCAGGCTTTAAGTTGCATTGGTTGCGTCAGAAAGTAGACGAGGCTTTCcttaaaaaggagaaaaaacgGGAGTTTAGGGCACGGATTAGATTACTTGAGGAAAAAGTCAAGAAGCGAAAGCTGTCTTTGTCGGATTTAGAATCTGATCTGAAGAAACAGAAAGCTACAGCTTTGGCTACTGAAACACCATTTGATTTCAGTGATATTGTTTGA